The genomic DNA TGTCTACATTTGCGATATAATATAAATAGAAGATTGTATTTTTTTGAAAAGGGGGAGAAGAGATGGCTGAAGTAAATGTACAAAAGTCTTCGTTTTTTAAAGAAAAAAAAGAAGCACCCAATACAGATTTCTCTCTTGTGAAAGGTGCATTAACGGAAAATATAAATCGGTTAGAGAAATTAATGAA from Bacillus basilensis includes the following:
- the spoIISB gene encoding stage II sporulation protein SB — encoded protein: MAEVNVQKSSFFKEKKEAPNTDFSLVKGALTENINRLEKLMNNSTSKYMRAKKEKENA